The proteins below come from a single Anaerobaca lacustris genomic window:
- a CDS encoding alpha-2-macroglobulin family protein, with protein sequence MACKTRFTGLLLLGLLAGAVRAGAVEVMMVVPKTLYSGASASATITAVADRESAAGRVVDVGLRTPEGVVSLVAGATDEVGRFIARFEAPDVSPGAYVLEVRVDGADDLLTSQVQIRRMPVVLIETDKPIYKPGQTIQGRVLVLTNELRPTASDVSVQITDGKGVKIFRKELTTNAFGVAPFDLALASELNYGTWKITAESGAGRGTIDLRVERYVLPRFEVKLDTPRDYFRTDEKIPGTITATYFFGKPVDGAVEISASRYVGVWEEYTRYTAPLAEGQAQFSLPEVRYVSGTPGGAGSGSVQLDVTVTDTSGHQEKTTRLLKIVSSGIEHRLIASSRSFTPGQPYEVLLVAETPDGVPVSVAGQLICEYYSESGDPLSKEGHPLAFEGSTWVTLTAPQKASWALLSSTVRGDDESGQAELYVYSTYSPSDSFVHLSRTARGTVGAGETVAIDVFRTHQATVYYDVFANGRTVWSDAVTGSSIRFQATQQMVPAARVVAYAINPNNEISADTIEFDVVMDHSASLSLGLSAEEVGPGEPVRLSVRSEIQSMIGLAIVDESVYALNEGRLNMQEVFNELEKRFMEPQAETHDQPYSYGARNVFEDAGLQVVTSQGLDVPEGRRIGGLWWWVDPVRRDAGGESPTAPDNDAGLAEVERVRQFFPETWVWMPDLLTEPNGVAVLNLTAPDSITTWRLHAVSTSDNGLGIAESSLRVFQEFFGEPDLPYAVTRGEQFPVRIQVYNYLDVPQVVHVEMIDADWFDLLDLREQQIQVNANSVSSVSFLIQPTKLGRHPLEVRLRSVLRADAVRKEVLVEPQGTRREIVTNGLIRAGETVSLEADMPPYAVPDSQKLLLSITPSLVAQSISGVDDLLGMPYGCGEQNMILFAPNVEVLRYLNATGQLTPEVRAKAEHFITVGYQRQLTFRHQDGAFSAFGESDAEGSLWLTAFVLGTFSAAREVTTIDETILSDAAGWIVSHHLADGSWEPIGFVCHSEMVGGVQGTFALTAFVTIALADYGMVAPHVLGAATQYLRDNLSSVQDDAYALAIAALAFARLGDPTADVALDRLLAIAISEADGLYWRPHSVETTGYVALAMIEREWPQANAAIQWLALQRNSLGGYGSTQDTVVALKALMMAARSQGRSVDLTVTARSADGDALAQFAVSYENFDVLQTAELPLEPGVEIDAVGSGQVRFQLVRRFNVLLSDDSVEKDMTLEVVYDADHVEVDDIVNVTATVRYFGRKDSTGMMIVDVGVPTGFSTVTESLEALVAERLITRYEVAGRKVIFYLDGLERGEQRTLRFQVKARFPVRATIPDSRAYSYYEPDVRAEASGNEITVELAPQQ encoded by the coding sequence ATGGCATGCAAAACGAGATTCACAGGGCTTCTGCTGCTGGGGCTCCTGGCCGGCGCGGTCCGGGCGGGGGCTGTCGAGGTCATGATGGTCGTCCCGAAGACGCTGTATTCTGGGGCATCGGCGTCCGCCACGATCACAGCGGTCGCCGACCGTGAATCGGCCGCGGGGCGGGTGGTGGACGTGGGACTCAGGACGCCCGAGGGGGTCGTGAGTCTCGTTGCCGGGGCCACCGACGAGGTGGGGCGGTTCATCGCTCGATTTGAGGCGCCCGATGTGTCGCCGGGGGCCTACGTCCTGGAGGTTCGTGTCGACGGCGCCGACGACCTTCTGACCAGCCAGGTCCAGATCCGCCGGATGCCGGTGGTGCTGATCGAGACGGACAAGCCGATCTACAAGCCGGGCCAGACGATCCAGGGCCGCGTTCTGGTGCTGACGAACGAACTGCGTCCGACGGCGTCCGACGTCTCCGTCCAGATCACCGACGGTAAGGGCGTCAAGATCTTCCGCAAAGAGCTGACGACCAACGCCTTCGGCGTCGCACCGTTCGATCTTGCCTTGGCGAGCGAATTGAACTATGGCACCTGGAAGATCACCGCCGAGTCCGGCGCCGGCCGGGGGACCATCGACCTGCGGGTCGAGCGGTACGTGCTGCCGCGATTCGAGGTCAAGCTGGACACGCCGCGCGACTACTTCCGCACCGATGAGAAGATCCCCGGTACCATAACGGCCACGTATTTCTTCGGCAAGCCGGTCGATGGTGCGGTCGAGATCAGCGCCAGTCGCTACGTCGGCGTGTGGGAGGAGTACACCCGCTACACGGCGCCGCTGGCTGAGGGTCAGGCCCAGTTCTCCTTGCCGGAGGTGAGATACGTCAGTGGGACGCCGGGAGGCGCGGGCTCGGGCAGCGTACAACTCGACGTCACCGTCACCGATACGTCGGGCCACCAGGAGAAGACGACCAGGCTGCTGAAGATCGTCTCATCGGGCATCGAGCATCGGCTTATCGCCTCGTCGCGGTCGTTCACGCCCGGTCAGCCGTATGAGGTCCTGCTGGTGGCTGAGACGCCCGATGGTGTGCCTGTCTCCGTGGCCGGACAACTGATCTGCGAATACTACTCTGAATCAGGCGATCCGCTCTCAAAGGAGGGCCATCCGCTGGCGTTCGAAGGCTCGACCTGGGTCACGCTGACCGCGCCGCAAAAGGCGTCCTGGGCGTTGCTCAGCAGCACCGTGCGAGGCGACGACGAGAGCGGCCAGGCGGAGTTGTACGTCTATTCGACGTACTCGCCGAGCGACAGCTTTGTCCATCTGAGCCGCACAGCCCGGGGCACAGTCGGGGCGGGCGAGACCGTCGCCATCGACGTCTTCCGCACGCATCAGGCGACGGTTTACTATGACGTGTTCGCCAACGGACGCACCGTCTGGTCGGATGCCGTAACCGGCTCGTCGATTCGTTTCCAGGCCACGCAGCAGATGGTGCCGGCCGCCAGGGTGGTGGCCTATGCGATCAACCCGAACAACGAGATATCGGCCGACACGATCGAATTCGATGTTGTGATGGACCACTCGGCTTCCTTGAGTCTGGGCCTCAGCGCCGAAGAGGTTGGGCCCGGCGAGCCGGTTCGCCTCTCCGTTCGCTCCGAGATTCAGTCCATGATCGGTCTGGCCATCGTCGACGAATCGGTCTATGCGTTGAACGAGGGTCGACTCAATATGCAGGAGGTGTTCAACGAACTTGAGAAGCGTTTCATGGAGCCGCAGGCGGAGACGCACGATCAGCCCTACAGCTATGGCGCCCGCAACGTGTTCGAGGACGCCGGACTTCAGGTAGTCACTTCACAAGGTCTGGATGTTCCCGAGGGCCGGCGGATTGGCGGTCTTTGGTGGTGGGTCGATCCGGTCCGGCGCGATGCCGGCGGGGAAAGCCCCACTGCGCCCGACAACGATGCCGGACTGGCGGAAGTTGAGCGGGTTCGCCAGTTCTTCCCCGAGACATGGGTGTGGATGCCCGATCTGCTTACCGAGCCGAACGGGGTAGCCGTGCTAAACCTGACGGCCCCGGACAGCATCACCACGTGGCGCCTTCACGCCGTCTCGACCTCCGACAACGGCCTCGGCATCGCAGAGTCTTCGCTGCGCGTATTCCAGGAATTCTTCGGCGAGCCCGATTTGCCGTATGCGGTGACGCGGGGCGAGCAGTTCCCCGTCCGCATTCAGGTCTACAACTATCTCGATGTGCCTCAGGTGGTCCACGTGGAGATGATCGACGCCGACTGGTTCGACCTGCTCGACCTCCGCGAGCAGCAGATTCAGGTCAACGCGAATTCCGTCTCTTCGGTTTCGTTTCTCATCCAGCCGACGAAGCTCGGGCGTCATCCGCTGGAGGTTCGTTTGCGTTCGGTCCTGCGGGCCGATGCCGTGCGCAAGGAAGTCCTCGTCGAACCGCAGGGCACGCGTCGCGAGATCGTCACCAACGGTCTGATCCGGGCGGGCGAGACGGTTTCGCTCGAAGCGGACATGCCGCCGTATGCGGTGCCCGACTCGCAGAAGCTTCTGCTGAGCATTACGCCCAGCCTGGTTGCCCAGAGCATCAGCGGGGTGGACGATCTGCTCGGCATGCCCTACGGCTGTGGCGAGCAGAACATGATCCTCTTCGCGCCGAACGTCGAGGTCCTGCGGTACCTCAACGCGACGGGCCAGCTCACCCCCGAGGTGCGGGCCAAGGCCGAGCACTTCATTACGGTCGGCTATCAGCGACAACTGACGTTCCGTCACCAGGACGGGGCGTTCTCGGCCTTCGGTGAAAGCGACGCCGAGGGCAGCCTCTGGCTGACGGCGTTCGTGCTCGGAACGTTCAGCGCCGCCCGCGAAGTGACCACGATCGATGAAACGATCCTGTCGGACGCGGCCGGGTGGATCGTGTCGCACCATTTGGCCGATGGCTCGTGGGAGCCGATCGGGTTTGTCTGTCACAGCGAGATGGTCGGCGGGGTGCAGGGGACCTTCGCCTTGACGGCCTTTGTGACGATCGCGCTGGCTGACTACGGCATGGTCGCGCCGCACGTGCTGGGAGCGGCAACTCAATATCTGCGCGACAACCTCTCGTCCGTTCAGGACGATGCCTATGCCCTGGCGATTGCGGCTTTGGCCTTTGCCCGCTTGGGCGACCCCACGGCCGACGTGGCGCTCGACCGCCTGCTGGCGATCGCGATCAGTGAGGCCGATGGACTGTACTGGCGACCTCATTCGGTCGAGACGACCGGCTACGTGGCGCTGGCGATGATCGAGAGGGAATGGCCTCAGGCGAATGCTGCGATCCAGTGGCTGGCGCTTCAGCGCAATAGTCTCGGCGGCTACGGAAGCACGCAGGATACCGTTGTGGCGCTCAAGGCCCTGATGATGGCGGCCCGCAGCCAGGGCCGGAGTGTGGACCTGACGGTGACTGCCAGGTCGGCCGATGGGGACGCACTGGCGCAGTTCGCGGTCAGCTACGAGAATTTCGACGTCCTTCAGACGGCGGAACTGCCGCTTGAGCCGGGTGTGGAGATCGACGCCGTCGGATCGGGCCAGGTGCGGTTCCAGTTGGTGCGCCGGTTCAACGTCCTGTTGTCAGACGACTCCGTCGAGAAGGACATGACGCTGGAGGTGGTTTATGACGCCGATCACGTCGAGGTCGATGACATCGTCAACGTTACGGCGACGGTGCGGTACTTCGGCCGCAAGGACTCCACGGGTATGATGATCGTGGACGTCGGCGTGCCCACGGGCTTCTCGACCGTTACGGAGTCGCTGGAAGCTCTGGTTGCAGAGAGACTCATCACACGGTACGAGGTGGCGGGACGCAAGGTGATCTTCTATCTCGATGGTCTGGAACGGGGCGAGCAGCGTACACTGCGTTTTCAGGTCAAGGCCCGCTTCCCGGTGCGCGCAACTATACCTGACAGCCGGGCCTATTCCTATTATGAGCCTGACGTGCGTGCCGAGGCATCCGGAAATGAGATCACGGTCGAACTTGCCCCACAGCAGTAA
- a CDS encoding choice-of-anchor K domain-containing protein yields the protein MRRLPAILSVVALLVMVGSASGAPTLQSVDGTWSNPVLQPSAPPWTPAPTYDTVLGERRIIWGTPGIYGKTYLGFTPEATPVDITLGSPFAVGTLRHYNTPIGNGTGITSVDLDLSFNFGSGPVNRSLTLGITETVGGLDGGPPDAIYLPTSFDPIAFQVGDVDYELQLLGFGDDAESIISSFETPEPVWGPCAAQGNVTTTTLWAKVSGGGTPVIPAPGALLLGAIGASTVGWLRRRRTL from the coding sequence ATGAGACGGTTACCAGCAATACTGTCGGTTGTGGCGTTGCTCGTCATGGTCGGCAGCGCCAGTGGTGCACCGACGCTTCAAAGCGTCGATGGCACGTGGAGCAATCCAGTACTCCAGCCCTCGGCCCCTCCCTGGACCCCTGCCCCCACCTATGACACGGTGTTAGGTGAGCGGCGGATTATTTGGGGAACCCCGGGCATATACGGCAAGACGTATCTCGGCTTCACGCCCGAGGCTACGCCTGTCGACATCACGCTCGGCTCGCCGTTTGCGGTGGGGACATTGCGGCACTACAACACCCCCATAGGGAACGGCACCGGTATCACGTCGGTCGATCTGGACCTGTCGTTTAACTTCGGCTCAGGACCAGTGAACAGGTCGCTGACCCTGGGGATCACCGAGACGGTCGGCGGCCTGGATGGCGGGCCCCCGGACGCAATCTATCTGCCGACATCGTTCGATCCTATCGCCTTCCAGGTCGGTGACGTGGATTATGAGCTGCAACTGCTGGGCTTCGGCGATGATGCTGAAAGCATCATCTCGTCGTTCGAGACACCCGAACCTGTCTGGGGCCCGTGCGCAGCCCAGGGCAATGTGACGACCACCACCCTCTGGGCGAAGGTTTCCGGCGGCGGTACGCCGGTGATTCCGGCCCCCGGGGCGCTGCTTTTGGGCGCCATCGGCGCAAGCACGGTGGGCTGGCTGCGTCGGCGTAGGACGCTTTAG
- a CDS encoding glycoside hydrolase family 130 protein, which yields MAVLRASENPIITPKDVAPSLDGFEVVGVFNAGVARYRDEVLLLLRVAERPVQTSPDVVLTAFLDPAQGRIVTASFARSDPDNDFSDPRLIVRHNRSYLTSISHLRLARSNDGIHFTIGEHPAIAAAEVYESFGVEDPRITQIGRTYYVTYVAVSPLGVTTALASTLDFTSFQRHGIIFAPENKDVAFIPEAIDGRYYALHRPHSPLFGRNDMWIAESPDLLCWGRHRHLMGLRDGAWDETRLGAGAPPVRIADGWLEIYHGADRANRYCLGAVLLDAREPWKVIARSAEPIFEPQTEYERAGFFAGVVFTCGLLYQRDTLKIYYGAADTAIGYAELSLYDVLNTLDP from the coding sequence ATGGCCGTCTTGCGCGCGTCAGAGAACCCGATCATCACTCCGAAGGACGTCGCGCCGTCGCTCGACGGCTTCGAGGTCGTCGGTGTCTTCAACGCGGGCGTCGCCCGCTATCGCGACGAGGTGCTCCTGCTGCTACGAGTGGCTGAACGCCCGGTCCAGACCAGTCCGGATGTTGTCCTGACCGCGTTTCTCGACCCGGCCCAAGGCAGGATCGTCACGGCATCGTTCGCCCGGTCCGATCCGGACAACGACTTTTCCGATCCGAGACTGATCGTCCGCCACAATCGAAGCTATCTGACCTCGATCTCGCACCTGCGGCTGGCCCGCAGCAACGACGGGATCCATTTCACCATCGGCGAGCATCCCGCCATCGCGGCGGCCGAGGTCTACGAAAGCTTCGGCGTCGAGGACCCGCGAATCACGCAGATCGGCCGGACGTACTACGTGACATACGTCGCCGTATCGCCGCTAGGCGTCACCACGGCACTGGCCTCGACCCTGGATTTCACCTCGTTCCAACGTCACGGCATCATTTTCGCTCCTGAAAACAAGGACGTCGCATTCATTCCAGAGGCGATCGACGGCCGATACTACGCCCTGCACCGGCCGCACTCGCCATTGTTCGGTAGAAACGACATGTGGATCGCCGAATCGCCCGACCTGCTCTGCTGGGGCCGGCATCGGCATCTGATGGGCCTGCGGGACGGGGCCTGGGATGAGACCCGCCTCGGGGCCGGTGCGCCGCCGGTTCGCATCGCCGACGGCTGGCTGGAGATCTATCACGGCGCCGACCGCGCCAACCGCTATTGTCTCGGGGCCGTGCTGCTCGACGCACGCGAACCCTGGAAGGTGATCGCCCGCTCGGCCGAGCCGATCTTCGAGCCGCAGACCGAATACGAGCGCGCCGGATTCTTCGCCGGTGTCGTCTTCACGTGTGGCCTGCTGTACCAGCGGGACACCCTGAAGATCTACTACGGCGCCGCCGACACCGCGATCGGCTACGCCGAGCTGTCGCTCTACGACGTGCTGAACACCCTGGACCCGTGA
- a CDS encoding lamin tail domain-containing protein — MIMIRESRSTAISTLICICLWCGFASTAPAAGGAGIPLAINEFMASNSGTLADPQGQYGDWVEIHNYSDTSIDLAGLHLTDDPDNPTKWRIPGGASHLTSIPAGGYLLIWLDASTGDAGLHASFALDSDGEAIALFAPDGTTLIDVVTFGKQRVDVSYGRSPDGTGPFGYMLVPTPGAPNSGLYECVVAEPQFSHGRGFYDWPIEVEITCETPGATIYYTLDGSEPYSRTRQIPSGSVYTGPILLYRTTCLRAQAIKPESLPSDPVTHTYLFLDDVATRSQSAVLGQGYPSTWYGSYPAHYEMAPAIYNRPEYADVMDDALLAIPTLSIVTNKDHLFSKANDPETGGIYIYTGHGSTGGQRWERPVSAELFTFDGAREFQVDCGIRLQGGESRNPPKCPKHSFSLRFRGSYGASKLDFPLFDGGPVDAFDSLQLRGFFNNSWIHWSPDQRQRAQYIRDQWMRDSLLDMGQADAGRGFYVHLYLNGIYWGLYLVQERPVASHYAAYNGGNPDRIDAINGGQPTDGTGQAWQQAKSVAASGDWARICQIIDIDNFIDFTLLNLFAGNVDLKTNGNWRAAGGGPDNQPWRFYSWDAEQILVNRNQTSTSPSSDPTGMYRPLSQIEEFRIRFGDRVHKHLFNDGALTAERNIERWEKRADEIDVAVVAESARWGSYRRDVHSWSSGPYQLYTRNDYWIAERQRLLEDYFPRRNSVALSQFRSLGLYPNIEAPVFHVNGVYQHGGHVERTVWLTMPSSASTVWYTLDGSDPRTPGSTGSKGEELVLVPEDAPKRAFVPTADIGGAWRTDVNYDDSGWIAGAGGVGYERTTGYEHLFDIDVSSQMYGRNTSCYIRIPFDVTPEGLQFAGGLYLKVRYDDGFIAYLNGVEVQRVMFQGTPAWNSEATANHSDLDAVEFETFDISNHISRLALGRNMLAVHGLNAGDTSSDFLISVELVSSRGGGDVPSGVSPSAIRYAGPVYLDASALVRARAQNSTSWSALNEAVYAVGPVAQSLRISEIMYHPPKTGSPDDRDAEYVELVNVGSQAINLNRVRFTDGIDFTFGSVTLAPWEYAVIVKDVAVFEATYGDGARIVGQYEGRLDNAGERIELQDALGQTILAFRYKDGWYDGTDGGGYSLTVIDPATADSAALDKKSAWRPSAEVGGSPGYDDSDQTPAPAPDPDPVPSVETVVINELLAHSPPGTPDWIELHNTTDQVIDIGGWFLSDDAADPTKYEIPAGIRLAAGGYFVFYEYVHFGNANAPGCHTPFQLSPNGGTLYLRSPLHGAPADYRHEVTFGPSDPGVTLGRYLSTTGSYEFGALRAATPGKANAAPAP, encoded by the coding sequence ATGATTATGATACGCGAGTCCCGCTCGACCGCCATTTCCACGCTGATTTGCATCTGCCTGTGGTGTGGCTTCGCGTCCACTGCCCCGGCGGCTGGCGGCGCGGGCATTCCCCTGGCCATCAACGAGTTCATGGCCAGCAACAGCGGCACGTTGGCCGATCCCCAGGGTCAGTACGGCGACTGGGTCGAGATCCATAACTACAGCGATACGTCGATCGACCTGGCTGGCTTGCATCTGACGGACGATCCGGACAATCCGACAAAGTGGCGGATCCCGGGCGGCGCATCGCATCTGACGAGTATCCCGGCCGGGGGCTACCTGCTCATCTGGCTCGACGCCAGCACGGGCGATGCCGGACTGCACGCCTCGTTTGCGCTGGATTCGGACGGCGAAGCCATTGCGCTGTTCGCGCCCGACGGGACGACCCTGATCGATGTCGTTACCTTCGGAAAACAGAGGGTCGATGTCTCCTATGGTCGTTCGCCCGACGGTACGGGTCCGTTCGGCTATATGCTCGTCCCGACGCCCGGCGCACCCAACAGCGGTCTTTACGAATGCGTTGTAGCCGAACCGCAGTTCAGCCATGGTCGGGGATTCTACGATTGGCCGATTGAGGTGGAGATCACGTGCGAGACGCCAGGGGCGACGATCTACTACACCCTCGACGGCAGCGAACCGTACTCACGAACACGCCAGATCCCCTCCGGCAGCGTCTATACCGGCCCGATCCTCCTGTACAGGACCACCTGCCTGCGGGCCCAGGCGATCAAGCCGGAGTCTCTGCCGAGCGACCCGGTGACGCATACGTACCTGTTTCTGGACGATGTGGCGACCCGCTCGCAGTCGGCGGTCCTGGGCCAGGGCTATCCGAGCACGTGGTACGGGTCGTATCCGGCCCACTACGAGATGGCGCCGGCGATCTACAACCGTCCTGAGTACGCCGATGTCATGGACGATGCGCTGCTGGCGATTCCAACCCTCTCGATCGTGACCAACAAGGACCATCTCTTCAGCAAGGCCAACGATCCTGAGACCGGCGGGATCTACATCTACACCGGTCACGGCAGCACGGGCGGCCAGCGCTGGGAGCGCCCCGTCTCAGCCGAGTTGTTCACCTTCGACGGCGCCCGCGAGTTCCAGGTCGACTGTGGCATTCGCCTCCAGGGCGGGGAGAGCCGCAATCCGCCGAAGTGCCCCAAGCACAGCTTCAGCCTGCGATTCCGGGGCAGCTATGGCGCCTCGAAGCTGGATTTCCCGCTGTTTGACGGTGGTCCGGTGGATGCGTTCGATTCGCTGCAACTCCGCGGGTTCTTCAACAACTCGTGGATTCACTGGTCTCCCGATCAGCGGCAGCGCGCCCAGTACATTCGCGACCAATGGATGCGGGATTCGCTGCTCGACATGGGCCAGGCCGACGCGGGCCGGGGGTTCTACGTTCATCTCTATCTCAACGGGATTTACTGGGGCCTCTACCTCGTCCAGGAGCGGCCGGTCGCGTCGCACTACGCCGCCTACAACGGCGGCAACCCCGATCGGATCGACGCGATCAATGGAGGCCAGCCGACCGACGGAACGGGCCAGGCCTGGCAGCAGGCCAAGAGCGTCGCGGCCAGTGGCGACTGGGCCCGGATCTGTCAAATCATCGACATCGACAATTTCATCGACTTCACGCTCCTGAACCTGTTCGCCGGCAACGTCGATCTGAAGACCAATGGGAACTGGCGGGCTGCCGGCGGCGGACCCGACAACCAACCGTGGCGCTTCTACAGTTGGGACGCCGAGCAGATCCTCGTGAATCGCAACCAGACCAGCACGAGCCCATCATCGGACCCGACCGGCATGTATCGGCCCCTCTCCCAAATCGAGGAGTTTCGTATCCGCTTCGGCGACCGCGTCCACAAGCACCTGTTCAACGACGGGGCCCTGACAGCCGAACGCAACATCGAGCGATGGGAGAAACGCGCCGACGAAATCGACGTGGCGGTCGTCGCCGAGTCGGCTCGCTGGGGCAGCTATCGCCGCGACGTGCACTCCTGGAGTTCAGGGCCTTACCAACTGTACACCCGCAACGACTACTGGATTGCCGAGAGGCAACGGCTCCTGGAGGACTACTTCCCCCGCCGTAACAGCGTCGCGCTGTCGCAGTTCAGGTCCCTCGGGCTCTATCCCAACATCGAGGCACCGGTCTTCCACGTCAATGGCGTTTACCAGCACGGCGGTCACGTTGAGAGGACCGTGTGGCTCACGATGCCGTCCAGCGCCTCGACGGTCTGGTATACCCTCGACGGCAGCGACCCGCGCACGCCCGGTTCGACCGGCAGCAAGGGTGAGGAACTGGTCCTGGTGCCCGAGGACGCGCCCAAACGCGCGTTCGTTCCGACAGCGGACATCGGCGGCGCGTGGCGCACCGATGTGAATTACGACGATTCCGGCTGGATCGCCGGCGCCGGCGGCGTCGGCTACGAACGCACTACCGGCTACGAGCATCTCTTCGACATCGACGTAAGCAGCCAGATGTACGGGAGGAACACAAGCTGCTACATTCGGATTCCGTTCGACGTTACGCCGGAAGGGCTGCAGTTTGCCGGCGGGCTCTACCTCAAGGTCCGGTACGACGACGGGTTCATCGCCTACCTCAACGGTGTCGAAGTCCAGCGCGTCATGTTCCAGGGGACGCCTGCATGGAACTCGGAGGCGACGGCCAATCATTCCGATCTGGACGCCGTCGAGTTCGAGACGTTCGATATCTCGAATCATATCAGCCGGCTTGCCCTGGGGCGCAACATGCTGGCGGTCCACGGACTCAACGCCGGCGACACCAGTTCAGACTTCCTGATCTCCGTCGAGCTGGTCTCGTCCCGGGGCGGCGGCGACGTGCCGAGCGGCGTCTCGCCGTCCGCCATCCGCTATGCCGGCCCCGTGTATCTCGACGCCAGCGCCCTGGTCCGCGCCCGGGCCCAGAACAGCACCTCTTGGAGCGCTCTGAACGAGGCGGTGTATGCGGTTGGGCCCGTGGCTCAGAGCCTGCGGATCAGCGAGATCATGTACCATCCGCCGAAGACGGGTTCTCCGGACGACCGTGACGCCGAGTACGTCGAACTCGTCAACGTCGGCAGCCAGGCCATCAATCTCAATCGCGTCCGGTTCACAGACGGGATCGATTTCACCTTCGGCAGCGTCACTCTGGCGCCGTGGGAGTACGCCGTGATTGTCAAGGACGTTGCCGTCTTCGAGGCCACGTACGGGGACGGGGCCCGCATCGTCGGGCAGTACGAAGGCCGCCTGGACAATGCGGGCGAACGGATCGAGCTACAGGATGCGCTCGGACAGACCATCCTCGCGTTCCGATACAAGGACGGATGGTACGATGGGACCGACGGGGGCGGTTATTCCCTGACGGTAATCGATCCCGCGACGGCCGATTCGGCGGCGCTCGACAAGAAGTCCGCCTGGCGTCCCAGCGCCGAGGTCGGTGGCTCACCCGGCTACGACGACAGCGACCAGACCCCAGCCCCCGCGCCCGATCCCGACCCGGTCCCCAGCGTCGAGACGGTCGTCATCAACGAGTTGCTGGCCCATTCGCCGCCCGGCACGCCCGACTGGATCGAGCTTCACAACACAACGGACCAGGTGATCGACATCGGCGGCTGGTTCCTCAGTGACGATGCGGCCGATCCGACCAAATACGAAATCCCAGCCGGGATCCGGCTTGCGGCTGGCGGCTACTTCGTCTTCTACGAGTACGTGCACTTCGGCAACGCGAACGCGCCCGGCTGCCATACGCCGTTCCAGCTCAGTCCGAACGGCGGCACACTCTATCTGCGTTCACCTTTGCATGGCGCCCCGGCCGACTACCGGCACGAAGTTACGTTTGGTCCGTCCGATCCTGGTGTCACGCTTGGACGCTATCTCAGCACTACGGGCAGCTACGAATTCGGCGCCCTCCGCGCCGCCACGCCCGGCAAAGCCAACGCCGCCCCCGCCCCATGA
- a CDS encoding type II secretion system protein — protein sequence MRKSSAFTLIELLVVISVIAVLMAILMPALGKARELAQGAACKGNLKNYTLAVAMYLDDHDRKFPQPERCYFSQLDRYPVEAGLPGNHLHLRWCNGDVELKSNPQYGGMLARYLGDARAFICPTFKTLAVRHSDDQFFMANGASIRDYEPWYNYTMNAYLGSANSDVKEIGVRKDTDVKHPATTFSFTEESARVDTAYNASGLNDTFMIPGSDAMVKSWISQTGGDLRQIIPGPEGVGPFYDVVAGFHHAPTGDKLRGRGNCAFLDGHVDAISRAETFYYAYPKKK from the coding sequence ATGCGGAAGTCGAGTGCGTTCACGCTGATCGAATTGCTGGTTGTGATCTCCGTCATTGCCGTGCTGATGGCCATCCTGATGCCGGCCCTGGGCAAGGCCCGCGAGCTGGCCCAAGGCGCCGCCTGCAAGGGCAACCTCAAGAACTACACGCTGGCGGTGGCGATGTACCTCGACGATCACGATCGGAAGTTCCCCCAGCCGGAGAGGTGCTACTTCTCCCAACTGGATCGGTATCCGGTCGAAGCCGGTCTGCCGGGCAACCACTTGCACCTGCGCTGGTGCAACGGCGACGTCGAACTGAAAAGCAATCCCCAGTATGGGGGCATGCTGGCGAGGTACCTCGGCGACGCCAGAGCATTCATTTGCCCAACCTTCAAGACGCTGGCGGTTCGCCACAGCGACGATCAGTTCTTCATGGCCAACGGCGCGAGCATCAGAGACTATGAGCCCTGGTACAACTACACGATGAACGCCTATCTGGGCAGCGCCAATTCGGATGTCAAGGAGATCGGCGTCCGCAAGGACACGGACGTCAAACACCCTGCGACGACGTTTTCGTTCACCGAGGAAAGCGCGCGGGTCGATACAGCCTACAACGCCTCCGGGCTCAACGACACGTTCATGATCCCCGGCAGCGACGCAATGGTCAAGAGCTGGATCAGCCAGACCGGGGGCGACCTGCGTCAGATCATACCGGGCCCCGAGGGGGTCGGGCCGTTCTATGATGTGGTCGCGGGCTTCCACCACGCGCCGACCGGCGACAAGCTTCGCGGGCGAGGCAACTGCGCGTTTCTCGACGGGCACGTCGACGCCATCTCGCGAGCCGAGACGTTCTACTACGCCTATCCGAAGAAGAAGTGA